In the Argonema galeatum A003/A1 genome, one interval contains:
- a CDS encoding DegT/DnrJ/EryC1/StrS family aminotransferase has product MNNIPPVDLARQYKSLEKEINAAVSDVLASGRYIGGSPVDSFEQQFAKYVGVSECSACNSGSDALYLALRALGIGHGDEVITTPFTFIATAEAISAVGATPVFVDIEAQTFNLNVDRLEAAITNKTKAILPVHLFGQPVDMTRLMNLAESRGLAVIEDCAQAIGAVWAGRKVGSIGHIGCFSFFPTKNLGACGDGGAVTTNDRNLAAKIRMLREHGSSSRYHHEAIGINSRLDTLQAAILQVKLRYLDIWNTQRCEIAARYHQLLEPISGISLPQALAGGESVWNQYTIRVIARETADSTATSLTQNSFRDLIRNQMQKQGVSSMVYYPLPLHLQPVYESLGYQRGQLPVAEQACAEVLSLPIFPELSPAQQEQVVYGLKDCLAEILLNATAQVVR; this is encoded by the coding sequence GTGAATAACATTCCCCCTGTTGACTTGGCGCGGCAGTACAAAAGCCTTGAGAAAGAAATAAATGCAGCTGTATCAGACGTACTGGCTTCTGGCCGATACATCGGCGGTTCCCCAGTGGATAGTTTTGAGCAACAGTTTGCAAAGTATGTGGGCGTTTCAGAATGCTCGGCGTGCAATTCTGGCAGCGATGCACTCTACCTGGCATTGCGGGCTTTGGGGATTGGACATGGCGATGAGGTGATTACGACGCCCTTTACCTTTATAGCCACAGCCGAGGCAATCAGTGCTGTCGGCGCGACGCCGGTGTTTGTTGATATTGAGGCCCAAACTTTCAATCTAAATGTCGATCGCCTAGAAGCTGCGATTACAAACAAGACTAAGGCAATTTTGCCAGTGCATTTGTTTGGACAACCAGTCGATATGACACGGTTGATGAATTTAGCTGAATCTCGCGGTTTGGCAGTAATAGAGGACTGCGCCCAAGCTATAGGGGCAGTATGGGCTGGACGCAAAGTAGGTAGTATTGGCCATATCGGTTGCTTTAGTTTCTTCCCGACTAAGAATCTAGGGGCTTGTGGCGATGGCGGTGCGGTAACCACCAACGATCGCAACCTAGCGGCTAAAATACGGATGCTCCGAGAGCATGGCAGTAGCAGTCGCTACCACCACGAAGCGATCGGCATCAACAGCCGCCTAGATACTCTCCAAGCTGCCATTCTCCAAGTTAAATTGCGGTATCTCGATATCTGGAATACTCAACGCTGTGAAATTGCGGCGCGTTATCACCAGCTGCTAGAGCCAATTTCAGGAATTTCTTTACCCCAAGCTTTAGCTGGAGGTGAAAGTGTCTGGAATCAATACACGATTCGGGTAATAGCTAGAGAAACAGCAGATTCCACAGCTACCTCTTTAACTCAAAACTCCTTTCGGGATTTGATACGCAACCAGATGCAGAAGCAGGGTGTTAGTTCAATGGTTTACTATCCTTTGCCACTCCATCTTCAGCCTGTCTACGAGAGTTTAGGCTACCAAAGAGGTCAATTGCCAGTAGCAGAGCAGGCTTGTGCTGAGGTACTGTCCCTGCCAATTTTCCCAGAATTATCTCCAGCGCAGCAAGAACAGGTGGTTTATGGTTTGAAAGATTGCTTGGCTGAAATATTGCTCAATGCTACCGCCCAAGTGGTCAGGTGA
- a CDS encoding ABC transporter permease has protein sequence MFLDIAIAANTPTAVDLTNLDPTNFIWALGLIAVAIGLSATEKLGLEWPLAIAAGRTILQLFGVGFVLEVVFARPNPALVVAVLAVMLIIATRVAKSRIGNKIPQMLPVVGGSLLLSTALTLAYISILVIKPQTWYEPQYLIPFAGIILGNAMNGAAIAGERLTSTLNIARLDIETHLSLGATPQQAVANYRKEAIKAAMIPNLNTMMVVGVVTLPGTFTGQILGGASPFVAAFYQMLILFVQALATLITTVLVTQGICQQVFNSDAQLKI, from the coding sequence GTGTTCCTCGATATTGCGATCGCAGCTAATACCCCAACAGCAGTGGATTTAACTAATCTCGATCCGACAAACTTTATCTGGGCATTGGGTTTGATTGCAGTTGCGATCGGTTTATCTGCCACAGAAAAGCTGGGTTTGGAATGGCCTCTAGCGATCGCCGCCGGTAGAACCATCTTACAGCTTTTCGGTGTCGGATTTGTTCTAGAGGTGGTTTTCGCTCGGCCAAATCCTGCACTGGTTGTGGCTGTCTTGGCGGTAATGCTGATAATTGCGACGAGGGTAGCCAAAAGCCGGATTGGCAATAAAATACCCCAGATGTTGCCAGTCGTGGGAGGCTCGCTTTTGCTGAGTACTGCCCTGACGCTAGCCTATATCAGTATTTTGGTGATCAAACCGCAGACTTGGTATGAGCCGCAGTATCTGATTCCGTTTGCTGGGATAATTCTGGGTAATGCTATGAACGGTGCTGCGATCGCGGGTGAACGTCTCACCAGTACTCTGAACATAGCACGCCTAGACATTGAAACTCACCTCAGCTTAGGCGCTACGCCTCAACAAGCAGTAGCCAACTATCGCAAAGAAGCGATTAAAGCCGCAATGATTCCCAATTTAAACACGATGATGGTCGTAGGTGTCGTTACATTGCCAGGGACTTTCACAGGTCAGATATTGGGTGGTGCAAGTCCCTTCGTTGCGGCATTCTACCAGATGTTAATTCTGTTCGTGCAGGCTTTGGCAACTTTGATTACCACTGTGTTAGTCACTCAGGGAATTTGTCAACAAGTTTTCAACTCAGACGCACAACTAAAAATTTAA
- a CDS encoding SDR family NAD(P)-dependent oxidoreductase: MSPNIPLSEQVVVITGASAGIGAALAQVLAKQFPGIRLVLAARNQTKLETTATYCSKAGAEVLVVPTDMSQVEEVEALARAAILRFGGVNALVNNAGYGQMGPMEYISAQAALRQLEVNLLGPLALIRALIPVMRESGGGRIINVSSLGGKLAFPFGGMYSSSKFALEGLSDALRMELEPFNIKVSVIEPGPVSTDFFDVAGQAVEQTVSEPEKTPYRAAFEKLKGLEKQTSSQAWTSERVAEVILRSLTDPRPRPRYIAATGGDILLFLMTKVLPTWAVDRFWQKFYGIDLVAKDWQEQLKNKE, translated from the coding sequence ATGTCTCCAAACATTCCACTGTCTGAACAAGTTGTTGTAATTACTGGCGCTTCCGCTGGGATTGGCGCTGCTCTGGCACAAGTTTTAGCCAAACAGTTTCCGGGAATCCGATTAGTGCTGGCTGCTCGTAACCAGACCAAGCTGGAAACAACTGCCACATACTGTAGCAAAGCAGGGGCAGAAGTTTTAGTTGTCCCCACCGATATGTCGCAAGTCGAGGAAGTTGAAGCTTTGGCTAGAGCTGCTATCCTGCGGTTCGGTGGGGTCAATGCGTTGGTGAATAATGCTGGCTACGGTCAAATGGGGCCAATGGAATACATTTCGGCCCAAGCGGCTCTGCGGCAGTTAGAGGTGAATTTACTGGGGCCACTGGCTTTGATTCGAGCTTTAATTCCGGTGATGCGCGAGTCTGGCGGGGGCAGAATTATCAATGTTAGTTCTTTGGGAGGAAAACTGGCGTTTCCTTTTGGGGGTATGTACAGTTCCTCTAAATTTGCTTTGGAAGGGCTTAGCGACGCTCTACGCATGGAGCTAGAGCCGTTTAATATTAAGGTCAGCGTGATCGAACCGGGGCCGGTGAGTACGGATTTTTTTGATGTGGCTGGCCAAGCGGTTGAGCAGACAGTTAGTGAGCCTGAAAAGACTCCCTACCGGGCTGCTTTTGAGAAGTTAAAAGGCTTGGAGAAACAAACGAGCAGTCAAGCTTGGACTTCGGAACGGGTGGCGGAGGTGATTTTGCGATCGCTTACAGACCCCCGTCCCCGTCCGCGCTATATTGCGGCCACAGGTGGCGATATCTTGCTGTTTTTAATGACAAAAGTCTTGCCGACTTGGGCTGTAGACCGCTTCTGGCAAAAGTTCTACGGGATCGATCTGGTCGCTAAAGACTGGCAGGAGCAATTAAAAAATAAAGAATAA
- a CDS encoding succinate--CoA ligase subunit beta produces the protein MDLLEYQAKELFREIGIPVLPSQRIDSPRDIKALKIPYPVVLKSQVPTGGRGRAGGIKFVENTIDAIAAAQTIFHLPIMGQFPEVLLAEARYDAEKEFYLAVALDYTLRRPVLLGSPQGGIDVEAVMEQMQQVVVEQEFSPFYARRLALKMGLQGNQIQSVSAIVEAMYKLFVQKDLDLVEINPLGVNLNGEVMALDGKVTVNDCALERHPDLAVLAAKVQRGKPHSCHTTEENPALSLNGNLWALDGNIGIVCNGTGLAMAILDSLYQAGGKPGSCLNVGEEVPSNATDTLCDRLERGLETIAHENSIKVLVVNILGGVTSGDEIAGVISNFIQRNYGEALVSPSTTGRVRRKSTSGNGHYPHFVVRLTGGEVEAAKLLLAELGVSVVDNLDEAVSQAVALTKPSGKRS, from the coding sequence ATGGACTTATTAGAGTATCAGGCAAAGGAATTATTTCGCGAAATCGGTATTCCGGTTTTGCCTTCTCAAAGAATTGACAGTCCCAGAGATATAAAGGCGCTGAAGATTCCCTATCCGGTAGTGCTGAAGTCGCAGGTGCCTACAGGGGGACGGGGGAGAGCTGGTGGGATTAAGTTTGTGGAAAATACGATCGATGCGATCGCAGCTGCTCAAACAATCTTCCACCTACCCATTATGGGTCAGTTTCCAGAGGTGCTGCTGGCAGAGGCGAGATACGACGCCGAGAAAGAGTTTTATCTGGCAGTGGCTCTAGATTACACCCTTCGTCGCCCTGTGCTTTTGGGTTCTCCACAGGGAGGCATCGATGTGGAGGCGGTAATGGAGCAAATGCAGCAGGTAGTAGTAGAGCAGGAATTTTCTCCATTCTATGCACGACGGTTAGCGCTGAAAATGGGATTGCAGGGCAATCAGATTCAGTCGGTAAGTGCGATCGTTGAAGCTATGTACAAGCTATTTGTCCAAAAAGACTTGGATTTGGTGGAAATCAATCCCCTTGGAGTTAATCTCAATGGCGAAGTCATGGCTCTCGATGGTAAGGTGACCGTCAACGACTGTGCTTTGGAACGCCATCCTGATTTGGCTGTACTAGCGGCAAAAGTACAGCGGGGTAAACCTCATTCCTGCCACACCACTGAAGAAAACCCAGCTTTATCCCTCAACGGCAATTTGTGGGCATTGGACGGCAATATCGGCATTGTGTGCAATGGGACTGGTTTGGCAATGGCTATTTTGGATTCACTGTACCAAGCGGGAGGAAAGCCCGGTAGCTGTCTGAATGTGGGGGAAGAGGTTCCCAGCAATGCTACAGACACGCTTTGCGATCGCTTGGAACGAGGACTGGAAACGATCGCACACGAAAATAGTATCAAAGTCTTGGTAGTGAATATCTTGGGCGGCGTAACTTCCGGCGACGAAATTGCTGGCGTTATTAGCAACTTTATACAGCGAAACTATGGCGAGGCGCTAGTTTCGCCGTCAACTACCGGGCGAGTGCGCCGCAAAAGCACCAGTGGTAACGGCCACTACCCTCATTTTGTCGTGCGTTTGACTGGTGGTGAGGTTGAGGCTGCAAAACTGCTTCTAGCAGAGTTGGGAGTGTCTGTGGTTGATAATTTGGATGAGGCAGTATCGCAAGCAGTAGCTTTGACGAAACCTTCTGGTAAGCGTTCTTGA
- a CDS encoding RNA-guided endonuclease InsQ/TnpB family protein, which produces MKLVERHIITKNHPLWSEIDHKAFLSKNLFNLANYHYRQHFFQHHQKLNFNQLYHLLSQTQDYKALPTKVSKQIIRRLDSAWTSYFQAVKAWKQNPEKFLGQPKIPRYKHKTKGRNILPYSHESISKKALKKGSCQFSMSEIQIPTSPKEIIEARIVPKSSCYVIEIVYEKAEETTNHQQIAGIDLGVNNLMAVTTNQTGVRPLLIKGRPLKAINTFYNKQRSCLQSQLKLKHNQTQSQRLKNLTHKRNCRVENYLHTASRRVIDWCRQHQIGILVIGHNPTWKQSINLGKRNNQQFVNIPHYRLIEMLTYKAQLKGIKVVITEESYTSVASAVDGDDVPKYGEKKPEFQGHRIARGLYKTANDRLLNADVNGSFNITRKVIPDVLDQGIKGLPFNPVVLDPLRMTGL; this is translated from the coding sequence ATGAAGCTAGTTGAACGTCATATCATTACAAAAAACCATCCCCTCTGGTCAGAAATTGACCACAAGGCTTTTTTGTCGAAAAATTTGTTTAACCTAGCTAATTATCATTATCGTCAACACTTCTTTCAACACCACCAGAAATTAAACTTTAATCAACTTTACCACCTTCTATCACAAACTCAGGACTACAAAGCCTTACCAACAAAAGTTAGTAAGCAAATCATCCGCCGATTAGATTCAGCATGGACAAGTTATTTTCAAGCTGTAAAAGCCTGGAAACAAAATCCCGAAAAATTCTTAGGTCAACCAAAAATACCAAGATATAAACATAAAACAAAAGGGCGCAATATTCTCCCATATTCTCACGAATCAATCTCGAAAAAAGCCTTAAAAAAAGGAAGTTGTCAGTTCTCCATGAGTGAAATCCAAATTCCCACATCACCAAAGGAAATAATAGAGGCGAGGATAGTGCCGAAAAGTAGTTGTTATGTAATCGAAATAGTTTATGAAAAAGCCGAGGAGACAACCAATCATCAACAAATAGCAGGTATAGACTTAGGAGTTAATAACTTAATGGCTGTAACTACCAATCAAACAGGCGTCAGACCTCTATTGATTAAAGGCAGACCACTAAAAGCGATTAACACCTTTTACAATAAACAACGTTCCTGTTTACAATCCCAGCTAAAACTCAAGCATAATCAAACCCAATCTCAAAGATTAAAAAATCTCACTCATAAACGTAACTGTAGAGTAGAGAACTATCTACATACAGCCAGCAGAAGAGTCATAGATTGGTGTAGACAGCATCAAATAGGAATCCTAGTAATTGGGCATAATCCTACCTGGAAACAATCAATTAACTTAGGTAAAAGGAATAATCAACAATTTGTGAACATTCCACATTATAGGTTAATAGAAATGTTGACGTATAAAGCCCAATTGAAAGGAATAAAAGTAGTCATTACAGAAGAATCTTATACATCTGTTGCCAGTGCTGTAGATGGGGATGATGTACCTAAATATGGGGAGAAAAAACCTGAATTTCAGGGACATAGAATAGCTAGAGGATTGTATAAGACAGCGAATGATAGGTTATTAAATGCCGATGTGAATGGGTCATTTAATATTACTAGAAAAGTAATTCCTGATGTATTAGACCAAGGAATAAAGGGTTTGCCGTTTAACCCTGTGGTGCTTGACCCACTACGAATGACTGGACTTTAA
- a CDS encoding Uma2 family endonuclease, whose product MELVLEQIIVQPGQQLLLKDISWQQFETILEELGEGRAARLSYSDGWLEIMVPLPEHEKDKEIIGELVRILLDGMSIDFEVLGSTTFKSDRMTQAVEPDTCFYIQNYAAVIGKNSLDLTVDLPPDLAIEIDITSRSKFDNYRRLGVPELWRYTRRGLEINLLQEAHYVVADRSPNFPGIPIIELINEYVQKNLTVGRSGTIRAFRNWVKENLG is encoded by the coding sequence ATGGAATTAGTTCTCGAACAAATTATCGTGCAACCAGGGCAACAATTGTTGCTGAAAGATATTAGCTGGCAACAATTTGAAACTATTTTAGAGGAATTGGGAGAAGGTCGTGCTGCTAGACTTTCCTATAGTGATGGATGGTTAGAAATTATGGTGCCTCTACCAGAACATGAAAAAGATAAAGAAATTATTGGCGAATTGGTAAGAATTTTGTTAGATGGAATGTCCATCGATTTTGAAGTTTTGGGTTCGACAACTTTTAAGAGCGATCGCATGACGCAGGCAGTAGAACCAGATACTTGTTTTTATATACAAAATTATGCGGCTGTTATCGGTAAGAATAGTTTGGACTTGACTGTCGATCTGCCGCCAGATTTAGCAATTGAAATTGATATAACTTCTCGAAGTAAGTTTGATAACTATCGACGTTTAGGCGTGCCTGAATTGTGGCGATATACGAGACGCGGATTGGAAATTAACTTGTTGCAAGAAGCTCATTATGTAGTTGCCGATCGCAGTCCAAATTTTCCCGGTATTCCTATTATAGAATTGATTAACGAATATGTACAAAAAAATCTAACTGTGGGTAGAAGCGGAACTATTAGAGCTTTTAGGAATTGGGTAAAAGAAAATTTGGGGTAA